From the genome of Terriglobales bacterium:
AAGTCAACATAATGAAAAACCCAGGTATGGAAAAACGGGGCCCGAAATGGCCAGATCAAACTCCTCCGGCCCAGGAACACATGGATTCTACCCTATTCCCCCGCCAATGAAACAGAAAAAAATCGAGTGGGGGCAAGAAACCAAGGCGTTCAATATTGAACACCCCCAAATTGGGACACCACCCAAAAACAGCCCCGGCGCCGTCGCCTGGGCTCGGGGACTCGCTCAGGATGACCGGCTTCCTCGGGCCTCTCTGCTCGAACTCGCACCTCGCCACTGGCTGGCTCTACGTCCCCCTGAGCTTCTCCGCCCGTGCCACCCGTTCCACGGCGATGCAGTAGGCGGCGGTGCGCAGGGACATCTTCTCTCTCTTGGCGCGCTCGGCCACGCTCTGGTAGGCGCGCACCATGTACTTCTCCAGCTCCTGGTTGACGTAGTCCTCGTCCCAGAAGATCTGCTGCAGGTTCTGCGCCCACTCGAAGTAGGAGCAGGTGACGCCGCCGGCGTTGGCCAGGATGTCGGGGACGACGGTGATGCCACGCTTTTCGAAGATGGCGTCGGCGGAGGGCGTGGTGGGCAGGTTGGCGCCCTCGACCACCACTTTGGCCTTGATGCGGTGGGCGTTCTCGCCGTTGAGGACGCACTCGAGCGCCGCCGGGACCAGGACGTCGCAATCCACCTCCAGCAGGCCCTCGTTGGAGATGGCCTCGGTTCCCGGGAAGCCCACCACTGAGCCCGTGGCCTTCGAATGCAGCAGCAGGTCGCGGACGTTGATTCCCGCGGGATTGTGGACGCCGCCGCGCACGTCGGAAACAGCTACGACGCGGCATCCCAGCGCGGTGATGAGCAGGGCGGCGTTCGACCCCACGTTGCCGAAGCCCTGCACCGCCACTCGCAGGTTCTTGAGTTGCTGGCAGACGTCGCGCGAAACCTCGCGCACCATGAAGGAGACGCCCCGGCCGGTGGCCTGCTCCCTGCCCTGGGAGCCGCCCAGCTCCACCGGCTTCCCGGTGACGCAGGCGGGAGTGTAACCGTGCGACTTGCCGTACTCGTCGAAGATCCAGGTCATGGTCTGAGCGTTGGTGTTGACGTCGGGGGCGGGGATGTCGCGGTAGGGCCCGAGCAGGATCTGGATGCGCGAGGTGAAGCGCCGGGTGAGCCGCTCCAGCTCCTTCTGCGACATCTTGCTGGGATCGCAGGCCACGCCGCCCTTGGCGCCGCCGAAGGGGATGTTCACCACCGCCGTCTTCCAGGTCATGGCCGCGGCCAGGGCGCGCACTTCGTCAATGTCCACCGCCGGGTGGTAGCGGATGCCGCCCTTGGTCGGGCCGCGCACCCCGTTGTGCTGCACCCGGTAGCCCTCAAAGACCTTGAGGCTGCCGTCGTCCATGCGCACCGGGACCTCCACCCGGATCTCGCGGAAGGGCGTGGAGAGCAGGGTCTGCGTGTCGGCGTCCAAGCCGAGCTTGGTGGCCGCCAGGCGGAAGTTCTGC
Proteins encoded in this window:
- a CDS encoding Glu/Leu/Phe/Val dehydrogenase dimerization domain-containing protein, with amino-acid sequence MATPTPAANESPIEITRQNFRLAATKLGLDADTQTLLSTPFREIRVEVPVRMDDGSLKVFEGYRVQHNGVRGPTKGGIRYHPAVDIDEVRALAAAMTWKTAVVNIPFGGAKGGVACDPSKMSQKELERLTRRFTSRIQILLGPYRDIPAPDVNTNAQTMTWIFDEYGKSHGYTPACVTGKPVELGGSQGREQATGRGVSFMVREVSRDVCQQLKNLRVAVQGFGNVGSNAALLITALGCRVVAVSDVRGGVHNPAGINVRDLLLHSKATGSVVGFPGTEAISNEGLLEVDCDVLVPAALECVLNGENAHRIKAKVVVEGANLPTTPSADAIFEKRGITVVPDILANAGGVTCSYFEWAQNLQQIFWDEDYVNQELEKYMVRAYQSVAERAKREKMSLRTAAYCIAVERVARAEKLRGT